A stretch of the Ictidomys tridecemlineatus isolate mIctTri1 chromosome 5, mIctTri1.hap1, whole genome shotgun sequence genome encodes the following:
- the Sys1 gene encoding protein SYS1 homolog isoform X1, with product MAGQFRSYVWDPLLILSQIVLMQTVYYGSLGLWLALVDALVRSSPSLDQMFDAEILGFSTPPGRLSMMSFILNALTCALGLLYFIRRGKQCLDFTVTVHFFHLLGCWFYSSRFPSALTWWLVQAVCIALMAVIGEYLCMRTELKEIPLNSAPKSNV from the exons ATGGCGGGCCAGTTCCGCAGCTACGTGTGGGACCCGTTGCTGATCCTGTCGCAGATCGTCCTCATGCAGACTGTCTATTACGGCTCGCTGGGCCTGTGGCTGGCGCTGGTGGACGCGCTAGTGCGAAGCAGCCCCTCGCTGGACCAGATGTTCGACGCCGAG ATCCTGGGCTTTTCTACCCCTCCAGGCCGGCTCTCCATGATGTCCTTCATCCTCAAcgctctcacctg TGCCCTGGGCTTGCTGTACTTCATCCGGCGAGGGAAGCAGTGTCTGGATTTCACTGTCACTGTCCATTTCTTTCACCTCCTGGGCTGCTGGTTCTACAGCTCCCGTTTCCCCTCGGCGCTGACCTGGTGGCTGGTCCAAGCCGTGTGCATTGCACTCATGGCTGTCATCGGGGAGTACCTGTGCATGCGGACGGAGCTCAAGGAGATCCCCCTCAACTCAGCCCCTAAATCCAATGTCTAG
- the Sdc4 gene encoding syndecan-4: MSSARALALWLLLGVGVSAASAESIRETEVIDPQDLLEGQYFSGDLPDDEDVGGPGQEPDDFELSGSGDLDDLGNPRIFPEVIHPLVPLDNHIPERAGPGDRAPSETKELEENEVIPKRSSPFEEDVSNKVSMSSTAQSSNIFERTEVLIALTVGGIVGILFAVFLVLLLVYRMKKKDEGSYDLGKKPIYKKAPTNEFYA, translated from the exons ATGTCGTCCGCCCGCGCGCTCGCGCTCTGGCTGCTCCTCGGCGTAGGCGTCTCCGCAGCCTCGGCCGAGTCG ATCCGAGAAACTGAGGTCATCGACCCCCAGGACCTCCTGGAAGGCCAGTACTTCTCTGGAGACCTACCTGATGATGAGGACGTTGGGGGGCCTGGGCAGGAACCTGATGACTTTGAGCTGTCCGGCTCTGGAGATCTGG ATGACTTGGGGAACCCCAGGATCTTCCCTGAAGTGATCCATCCCTTG GTGCCTCTAGATAACCACATCCCTGAGcgggcagggcctggggaccGGGCCCCCTCTGAAACTAAGGAGCTAGAAGAGAATGAAGTCATCCCCAAGAGGAGTTCCCCCTTTGAGGAGGATGTGTCCAATAAGGTGTCCATGTCCAGCACTGCCCAGAGCAGCAACATCTTTGAGAGAACCGAGGTCCTGATAG CGCTGACCGTGGGCGGCATCGTGGGCATCCTGTTCGCCGTGTTCCTGGTCCTGCTGCTGGTGTACCGCATGAAGAAGAAGGACGAAGGCAGCTACGACCTGGGCAAGAAGCCCATCTACAAGAAGGCCCCCACCAACGAGTTCTACGCCTGA
- the Sys1 gene encoding protein SYS1 homolog isoform X2 has product MAGQFRSYVWDPLLILSQIVLMQTVYYGSLGLWLALVDALVRSSPSLDQMFDAEILGFSTPPGRLSMMSFILNALTWG; this is encoded by the exons ATGGCGGGCCAGTTCCGCAGCTACGTGTGGGACCCGTTGCTGATCCTGTCGCAGATCGTCCTCATGCAGACTGTCTATTACGGCTCGCTGGGCCTGTGGCTGGCGCTGGTGGACGCGCTAGTGCGAAGCAGCCCCTCGCTGGACCAGATGTTCGACGCCGAG ATCCTGGGCTTTTCTACCCCTCCAGGCCGGCTCTCCATGATGTCCTTCATCCTCAAcgctctcacctg